GTCGCAACAATAACAAGCTCAGTTTTATTGCGTTCAGTCTCTGTCTTTCTAAACAGCGCACCTAACAGGGGAATTTCTGATATCAAAGGGACTTTTTTTAATACTTCTTTATCTTCAGTACTGAGTAGGCCCCCGAGTAAAAAACTCTGACCGTCACCCAATTCAACCGTAGTTTTAGCTCTACGGGTTTTAAGTGCAGGTAAATTGTATGTATTATCTGCAAACTGGGTGTCTAAGTTACTGACTTCAGGTTCAAGAGATAACCTGATCTTACTGTCTTGTAGTACTTCTGCAGAGACGGTAAGTTTGATGCCATATTCTTTATATGTCACCCTCGTACCACCATCCTCATGAAAAATGACAGGTAACTCACCGCCAACCAGAAACTCTGCAGACTCGCCTGAAATCACAGACAAATTAGGCTCTGCTAATATTTGTCCTAGTGAGTCATTCCCTGTAGCCGAAAGCCAAGAGAAAATATCTGAACTAGATCCGGCCGTTAAATTTTTCACAAACTCGCCAGCCGTGAAATTTTGATTTAATATTGAGCCATATTCGACACCGATATGTTCAAGAAAAGTATGTGAAACTTCTGCAATCGATAACTTAACATTGACTTGTTTGGTTACCGCCAACTCAAGTTCATTCAATACACCGGGGTAAGTTTTTTTCTTTATTTTATTATTTCTATCGTATACCGGTATATTTCTACTATTAGGCGCATTTACTGACTTTGATACAAGATTCAGAATCTTATCTAGCACGTCCTGAGAAGACACAATTCCTCGTACCAATACTTGCGTGTCCACATTAGTCAGTGTCACCTTTTGCGTAGGGAACAAATGGCGAATATGATTTCGAATACTAGCCAGATTACGGGCAACCACGATTTTGTAATTCAGTATTGTCTCTCCATCTTCATCAAAAATAATGAGATGTGTTTGGCTACGTTTTTTGGCATAAATAATGGCTTTATGTTTATCGATAACTTGATAATTGGCCACGCTTGGATCGCTAATAAATATGGTGCCAATTTCACGCTTCGTTGTTACTGTATGCGCATCGCCATTATCGATATAAATCCATTTCGCTGCATAAGCAATATTTGGAAGTGTGCTTAAACATAATACGATGATAATTCTCAACAGAACGTGTATATTTAATCTTATATTTCTCATTTATTTTATCACCACATCATCAGCGCGCATTTCAGTTACAGACTTAAAGTCCGGTAATACATCACCAGCGTCAGCCTTTAGATCACCAGCTGTATAGTCACCAATTGACTTGTGTACCTCTATCTCAGCAATACGCTTGGCAACGGTTAACTTAGCAACTTGCTTTCTCGTCAATTCCAATACAATGTCAACATCAGTTGACGTCGTTTCTAACTCGCTCGTGTTGGTAAGCACTTGTTCTACAACTTTAAGTATTTTTATGTGCAAAAGTACGGGGTTAACCCCAATCATTCGTGCAGTCCTTGCAGCAGCGGCTCCAACTTCGATAGTCATCAATGACTGAGGTAATGTTAGCGCCACCAAATCAACATACATGCCATTGCGAACAGCTCCGCCAACGACCGTTTCAGCGGGTACACGTAACACATAAGGTACTCGATTTGGGGCCAATACTAGGTCGATATACCCTTGGTCTTGTGGAGATACCAGCATGTCAGAAAATAGCAGAGTGCTCTTTGATAGCTTTTGACCATAAACAGCGTCCGATGTGAAATTGATAGCCATCTCGGTATCAACCCCATTTTGATTCGCTTCTGTTTCAGTTAAATATCGGATTTCAACATCACTACGCTTTACGGTTTCACCGCGAGCAACTTCTTTTTTTAACCACCACGTTTTTCGCTTTTCTACTAGCGTGTCTTGCTCCTGCGCTTCAATAAGCGGAGCAATAGTGTCGGGGCGACTTAAGCTACCTGCAATACCATACAAACCGATGATAATTAGCCCAACAGCAAGGCTTAAAATGAGTTTAGACTTCACACAACGTTCCTAGATTGATGCCGCGATACCAAATAACGACCCAATACAAATAGCGAAGCCATATGGCACTCCGCGCGTATAGGGTTCTCTTTTGAACCAAGAAAAAAGAATAAGTATTGCGGCTTGTAAACCACCAATAAAAATAATGACCATAATGGTCAGCAGTAAATAATTTGGGGTAATTGCAATTGAAAAAGAAAACAGTAGTTTTACGTCTCCACCCCCAATCATATTGAATCGATTGAGAATAAACCCACTGATTAAAACCAAACTTGAATTAATGATGCTGAGATAATCGTAATTATTAATAAAAATAAGCAAGCACAATACAAATATGCACATGCAATTAAAATTCGATATGTGCCTGCTTTTAAAATCTGAAATACAGATAAAAGCAGATAATGTGGCTAAAAATAGCCACAAATAAAATGCCATCAAATAACTTATTAGTTAGGCGTATTAGCTGCTGAAATATTGCCCGTAATAGTCCCCATTGCTGCAGTCAGTGATTCGCGCAAAGTACCATTGAATACGGCTAATACGATAGATGAGATAGCAACGCCAATAATTGCGTATTCGATAGCGGTAACACCACGTTGATCTGTTTTAAATTCGTGAAGTGCAATAGCTGATTTTACATATAATTTAGTGATCATAGTTTTCGACCTTACAGTAGATGAAATTGATACAGAGAATCTAAAATTGATCTCTTCGATTAAGTTGATTCTATTTAATCAAATAACGAAAAAAATACACACTAAGGAAAACCAAGGGAGTTTAAACTGTTAACACGCAACGCAGCTTACACTTCCTTAAAGACTGGCTGTTACCGGTTACTTACACTTTAGAAGGTATCCACGATTAAAACGCTAGGAGAAATAATGAAACGAGCTTGTTCAATACTAAAATTGATGTTCATCGCATTACTACTGTCTCAGAATACGACTGCTTATGCTGAAGCGATTGAAGGTAAACATTACGATAAAATCAAAGATGATTTCTATGAAGAAAGCCTTGGCGTTGAGAAGTTTTTCTCTTTAACTTGTCGGCCTTGTTGGAAGTTAAGCATGATATTGCCTAATATCAGTAAGCAGAGCCAGCAGCATATATATAAAACACATGTCGTATTTGATGATGTAACGCGATCCGCAGCAACACTGTATTACTCTGCTACAGTTCAAAATAAAGATCTTCCAGATGATTTTATCCGTGAACTCTTTTTGCTTGTTCAAGCATCAGCACCAATGACAGGTAGCTCGGTGGGGAACCTGTTTACCCGTTACCAACTTAACCCAATCAGTCAACTGACAATAGAACAGCAAGCTCGAGTTAATACACAGCTAGCTCGTTCAGAAAGACTGACAGCACAAGCTAACATCATGCAAATTCCAAGCATCATTATAAACGGCAAGTATCAAATAAATATGCGCCCACATAAGTCTATTTCTGAGCTATCAGAAACAATTAAATATCTAGCTGAATTGAAGAATTCTATAAGTTAGAAATAGAGTATTACGCGAAATATCCCTCCCCTCATTTATGATAAAAAGGGAGGGGTGTTTTTTAGAGAGATCACCGTTTAATGGTTCATTACCAGTGTAACCTGCCCACCATTGCTATTATTGTGAAGAAAAACCTTCCCGTTCAAAATCTTAGTTAATTCGAATATTAAAACCAAACCAATACCAAATCCATCTTTGCTTAAGATATTAGCAATATCCCCCTTATTAACGGCTGATATTGTTTTTTCTGAAAAACCCTTACCGTCATCCTTAATTCTCACCACATCTGTATTAGGGTAAGATGTAAGTGAAATTCGAATCGTGTCATTTGCATAACGTTCAGCATTAGATAGAATATTTAAAAATAGAATTTTAAGCAGCTTTTCATCACTTTGGATTGTTTTAGAACAGTTAACTATCTCGAAATTTTTATGCCCTCCAAGCGTTGATATTGTAGATTCCAAAACATCAACCAAATTAATTTTTTCTTTGCACAACACCACTTCTTTATTCAACAGTTTAAAAAGGTGGAGGCTGCTTTCACACAGCGTATTTAAGCTACAAACTTGCGTACCCAAACGCTCTAAAAGAAATTCATTATTACCTTTATTCGACACCAGTATATCGCTGGTTAGCTGAATAGCAGCTAAGGGAGTTCTTATATCATGTGGTAGTGTTGCATAAAGCATTTTTTGTTTAATAATCAGTTCATCAATCGCACTCGCCATCTTATGCTGATTACGTATCAAACTCCGAATCGACTCAGGTCCAGTTTCTTCAACTCGGGTCTTAAACTTCCCGTCAGAATAGCTCTCTGATAAGAAGTGAAGAGACATGATCCCATTACTCCACGCTCGAAGCGATATCAACAAAATCATCAAGGTGCATAAAATTTGAATGGCATCATCTATTAATTCAATTTTCTTTAGCTCCTTCACCACAGGATCATTCTCGTAGGCTTTACTATCAAAAGTCGCTCGAATAAACTTAATATCGTCATAACTGCGTGTAATCGAATGTAAATTGTCCTGTGATAAATTTGTAGCGTAATTAGAGTCTGCATTGCATTGAAACTGCCAGACCGCCGCATCGGTATGAGTATGGTTGTCATGGTTTACAAAACCCTTTATCACCATTTCGACACGGTTAAGGTTAAGCTGGTCTTCAAGCGTTTTCTTTTGAGGGTTTATGAAAATATCAGAAATAATTGAACTGACAATATAGCCCAATATCACGGAAGTAAAGACTTGGGTAATGAATGTTTTCATTGTTTTATCATAGGGTAAGAAAGAAAGAAGCCTTTCGAACGTCGATTTTTTATCAACTCAACACCCGGCAGGTATATAGCAAGTTTTTTTCTCAACGAGGAAATACGCATATATATAGAACGGTCTTCTTCGTGATAACTAAAACCATGAATTTGTTCGAATAATACAGCGACAGATATAGGCTTCTCCGCATCTGACAATATTTCTAATAATTCATATTCCGAGGGAATGAGTTTGATCTGAATTTGATTGTAAAACACACTCGAATGCTGGGCACTGAGATAAAACTGATCACGGCTTAAATTTTCATCTTGTTGTTCGTCAACTTTATTTTCAAATAAATATAGGTCTAGTTGACGCTTGATTCGTTCACTTAACACTTTCGTTCTGATCGGTTTAGTAACGTAATCATTTGCGCCTAAAAGCAGAGAGTTTGTTTCTGTTAGCTCTGTATCGTTGGCGGTCATCATTACTATTGGCGCTTCAAATTTCTGCTCTTTTAACGTTTTAAGCACGCTTAATCCAGAAGTATGCGGAAGCTGTATATCTAGGAGCACAAGTTTGGGTTGTTTTTTAATTATGAATTCTACAGCACCATCACCAGTATCAAGACTGTCGATATCATAACCCTCTATTTCAGAGAGAAAATAACACAACATTTCTCGTAACTGAAGATCATCCTCAATGATTACAATGTCTAGCATATAGTACCTATATTCTTTGATTCGCAAAAAATGGCAGAACCTTTATAGTCATAACTCAAGTGGTTAAAATGAAATAAACATAATCAATATAGAATCAATTAAACAACATTAAATCAACCATTAACCTTATCCAGATTATCTCTCTAACAAAGTAAACAACGCAATGTTTAAATTACATTTATATGATATTTAATAAATACATAATAGTAACAGCATATTTATAAAACAATTAATACCATCAAATGAATAGACTATAAGAAAGCATTCGTATTACATGCTTAATATAAGCACAAATATAAGCAGAAGATTAACAAGAGCTTAATTGTCACACCGACATAACCCATCAATATAATTTAAAACAAATTTTATAAATGAAATACGAAAACCAAGCCACGCTGTTATAACTCAATCATATTCATGCGGTACTTTAATCACTCGAACTAAAAAATGATGGGTAAGCCATATTGCCAGCGATGTGAGGATGACAGCAAAGGTGATAGAGCTAAAGCGATAAACAATAGCGAAAAATGCATCTTGTTGGCCAGGTTGAAAAGTGGTGGTCAGCGGCACACTTAACGCGCTCATGGCCGAGAAACCAAGTCCGCCTTTAACCCCACCTAAAGCCAATAGCCAAGCAAAAAAACCAACAGCGATCGCAAACGCCATCAAAAATAACAGACCATTGTTAGCCCAACTTGATAAACCCAATTGGATCGCCATACCTGCCACACAACCGAGTAATGTACCACTAATGCGAATTTTAGCCGCCGCCATTGCACCGATAAATGTCATTGGCGTAAGCACAATAAAAATAGACGCTTGCGCAGATACAGAGTCACTCAAATCACCAAATTGAAAGATTAAAAAAGCCAACATGGAAATAGTCCACCCCATGGCTGTTTGTCGTAATACGTCGATATGAGCGTGCTGCACAGGTACATTTTTTGGCTGTAATTTCGCAGGTTCAGATTTATACTCTGGTTCATGGTCAGGTTCGCTAAACAAGTAATACGCCAGCCCGCAGATAGGGTAGATAGCCAACGCACTGACCCACAATGTCAGCGTAAACTCTTCACTATCAAAACCAGGATAACTCATAAAGTTAAGCGCAATAGAGCCCACCAGCAAGCCGGTAAAACCAAACAGATAACCGCTTGGTTTAGTCATCGCGATACATTTACTCATAAATAAAATAGCGACAGCGACAGTCATTAACCACGGATAAGGTTGCAAAAATCCGCAAATAAAATTCACTTCCAAACTAACCCAAACAATACCGAGTACCATTTGATTAATTAAGCTGACATTAAAATGATCAGCGCGGGCGATAATAAACGTCGGCAACAATATCGCAAAAAAATCCATATGACCAGCCAAACACCATACTTAAGGCCAAGCCAAAAACACAAGCAAACCACAGTCGCATTGTTTTCATCGTGTTCTCTCCGCTGCACTAAACAGCACTAATAACAGAATTAATCGATATAGTTAGTAAATATAATGCAGTAGACCTGCGAGCTTTATTTGTAGGCTTGCTAGTGTTTGCCACCACACATTACCGGCAGGATAAAGCACGACAGTCGCCCGCGAGCCAACAAACAATTGCA
The DNA window shown above is from Moritella sp. F3 and carries:
- a CDS encoding sensor histidine kinase KdpD encodes the protein MKTFITQVFTSVILGYIVSSIISDIFINPQKKTLEDQLNLNRVEMVIKGFVNHDNHTHTDAAVWQFQCNADSNYATNLSQDNLHSITRSYDDIKFIRATFDSKAYENDPVVKELKKIELIDDAIQILCTLMILLISLRAWSNGIMSLHFLSESYSDGKFKTRVEETGPESIRSLIRNQHKMASAIDELIIKQKMLYATLPHDIRTPLAAIQLTSDILVSNKGNNEFLLERLGTQVCSLNTLCESSLHLFKLLNKEVVLCKEKINLVDVLESTISTLGGHKNFEIVNCSKTIQSDEKLLKILFLNILSNAERYANDTIRISLTSYPNTDVVRIKDDGKGFSEKTISAVNKGDIANILSKDGFGIGLVLIFELTKILNGKVFLHNNSNGGQVTLVMNH
- a CDS encoding type II and III secretion system protein family protein, which encodes MRNIRLNIHVLLRIIIVLCLSTLPNIAYAAKWIYIDNGDAHTVTTKREIGTIFISDPSVANYQVIDKHKAIIYAKKRSQTHLIIFDEDGETILNYKIVVARNLASIRNHIRHLFPTQKVTLTNVDTQVLVRGIVSSQDVLDKILNLVSKSVNAPNSRNIPVYDRNNKIKKKTYPGVLNELELAVTKQVNVKLSIAEVSHTFLEHIGVEYGSILNQNFTAGEFVKNLTAGSSSDIFSWLSATGNDSLGQILAEPNLSVISGESAEFLVGGELPVIFHEDGGTRVTYKEYGIKLTVSAEVLQDSKIRLSLEPEVSNLDTQFADNTYNLPALKTRRAKTTVELGDGQSFLLGGLLSTEDKEVLKKVPLISEIPLLGALFRKTETERNKTELVIVATVNLVKPISADQIQLPTMHRTTTLSRFFAVEQSFSVESEKWTEQLLSNGGFKL
- a CDS encoding DUF2955 domain-containing protein, producing the protein MDFFAILLPTFIIARADHFNVSLINQMVLGIVWVSLEVNFICGFLQPYPWLMTVAVAILFMSKCIAMTKPSGYLFGFTGLLVGSIALNFMSYPGFDSEEFTLTLWVSALAIYPICGLAYYLFSEPDHEPEYKSEPAKLQPKNVPVQHAHIDVLRQTAMGWTISMLAFLIFQFGDLSDSVSAQASIFIVLTPMTFIGAMAAAKIRISGTLLGCVAGMAIQLGLSSWANNGLLFLMAFAIAVGFFAWLLALGGVKGGLGFSAMSALSVPLTTTFQPGQQDAFFAIVYRFSSITFAVILTSLAIWLTHHFLVRVIKVPHEYD
- a CDS encoding prepilin peptidase, with product MAFYLWLFLATLSAFICISDFKSRHISNFNCMCIFVLCLLIFINNYDYLSIINSSLVLISGFILNRFNMIGGGDVKLLFSFSIAITPNYLLLTIMVIIFIGGLQAAILILFSWFKREPYTRGVPYGFAICIGSLFGIAASI
- a CDS encoding Flp family type IVb pilin, with protein sequence MITKLYVKSAIALHEFKTDQRGVTAIEYAIIGVAISSIVLAVFNGTLRESLTAAMGTITGNISAANTPN
- a CDS encoding DUF2955 domain-containing protein, yielding MKTMRLWFACVFGLALSMVFGWSYGFFCDIVADVYYRPR
- a CDS encoding response regulator transcription factor; the protein is MLDIVIIEDDLQLREMLCYFLSEIEGYDIDSLDTGDGAVEFIIKKQPKLVLLDIQLPHTSGLSVLKTLKEQKFEAPIVMMTANDTELTETNSLLLGANDYVTKPIRTKVLSERIKRQLDLYLFENKVDEQQDENLSRDQFYLSAQHSSVFYNQIQIKLIPSEYELLEILSDAEKPISVAVLFEQIHGFSYHEEDRSIYMRISSLRKKLAIYLPGVELIKNRRSKGFFLSYPMIKQ
- a CDS encoding RcpC/CpaB family pilus assembly protein produces the protein MKSKLILSLAVGLIIIGLYGIAGSLSRPDTIAPLIEAQEQDTLVEKRKTWWLKKEVARGETVKRSDVEIRYLTETEANQNGVDTEMAINFTSDAVYGQKLSKSTLLFSDMLVSPQDQGYIDLVLAPNRVPYVLRVPAETVVGGAVRNGMYVDLVALTLPQSLMTIEVGAAAARTARMIGVNPVLLHIKILKVVEQVLTNTSELETTSTDVDIVLELTRKQVAKLTVAKRIAEIEVHKSIGDYTAGDLKADAGDVLPDFKSVTEMRADDVVIK